In the genome of Shewanella glacialimarina, one region contains:
- a CDS encoding tape measure protein, which yields MSFKDQVINLIIQGKDLFSSEAKKSEKALAELASESEILNARLKELEDLQAAANSIDGLTSSIIKGEKAYKDNSVALDKLVVQQKVAAKELKQFEAAQKAAEGSTNQLEQEYNQAQAALVKYETELQQARVEVEKLSSEQQQSATASKEQAAALTKAKTDLQQLTTEQTSAKNAATELATALDTQRRELLEVSTATDEASRNKAEYTLQVKTARTELNQLERSLNKNKSELDQNTASINKAGISMDKLADASADLKQQQIAGEAALKGVNTKLERHNKLLNESQKQAGDFGGSVKSATASLVAMAGAYIGVDRLWESLKSILTAGDEAKAFGVQMSAMMGSIAGGEQATAWIKDFANNTATRLDTAKKAFASLKTFGIDPMNGSLQSMVDYNARLGGSQEKLEGIILAVGQAWAKQKLQGEEILQLVERGVPVWDLLEKVTGKNVTQLQKMSAAGELGRDVIKQLFDEMGKQANGQASKSLELLGGQINLISNKWTEFKEIIADSGAYQVAVDLLKDINATFNELNQSGKIKQAAQDISDFFTTILKDGGESIKTTLANITAFTTSLNVIAGSIRLVFNVLTGIIATFGAAVAGAFAMFPLGMAKALSVFGSNALSNAFQKQADLLLTISKAYVDQVKQDATDAAAALGQLGIDVQSDSNETTKTQVENAEKVKAAMQSQAEARLNAYQKDVATSEKLSNLAQKEVDDWKARQKAAEEHYTKLKSSGTATLEEIEAAETRYGNATLKVTDLLVAQSSAQRDLTDSQLKLNDATVVFLSAQSELADRELSKVRDAYIDGKASIEDYEKAQVKAKTATESLAKAQGELVNSTDAQTKAVNAYEAAMEQANVTTLKSLQELATKAKKAYEQTNEAIKNGVGSTYDAQQAFLKYAEAAIKAAAAGDQQVDASIRQQAANLGLVDNIDQLIGQYQRLKEVQGNVGNDAEENEVRVANANKGIGTTMENTMGVVVKSAEQAGTSLAGVAEFFTDFLRGVTAEVAELSKGAVAYFKSILYGQTLLIDSSSELDKTIETYRSLTGEINELQNQLAIAIDFTGISTFARKAEIAGKQAQAAYYGQRIELLKMVDALNAAEGGNIGLIRSAERAANSMNLMNDQDLGALKSAIDSAKSSMDSLRDSAQSTLDTLQDELDGYLGRQDEIEKRRYQQELTEIKAQLTKAERTGDQTLINQLREAEKTLGKVYAFRTAEIKAQQESDKQRAITDTQNLKQQTTPQKTIHTPAPQTSPSQTTVAASSSDKVVLQLQVGNRTFDAQTKRSIVNELVAEIKRLQSVGG from the coding sequence ATGAGCTTTAAAGACCAAGTCATTAACCTGATCATTCAGGGCAAAGATTTATTTTCAAGTGAAGCTAAAAAGTCTGAAAAGGCTTTAGCTGAATTAGCATCAGAAAGCGAAATACTTAATGCCCGTTTAAAAGAGTTAGAAGATTTACAGGCCGCGGCTAATTCTATTGATGGCTTAACGTCTTCGATTATTAAAGGCGAAAAAGCCTATAAAGATAATTCAGTCGCGCTTGATAAGTTGGTTGTTCAACAAAAAGTGGCTGCAAAAGAGTTAAAGCAATTTGAAGCGGCGCAAAAGGCGGCAGAAGGTTCAACTAATCAACTTGAGCAAGAATACAACCAGGCACAAGCGGCATTAGTTAAATATGAAACCGAGTTACAGCAAGCCCGGGTTGAAGTTGAAAAACTCAGCAGCGAACAGCAACAAAGTGCCACTGCCAGCAAAGAGCAAGCCGCAGCATTAACCAAAGCCAAAACCGATTTACAACAATTAACGACTGAACAAACCAGTGCAAAAAATGCCGCCACTGAGCTGGCAACCGCATTAGATACACAGCGCCGCGAACTGCTTGAGGTGAGCACCGCAACAGATGAAGCCAGCCGAAATAAAGCCGAATATACCTTACAAGTAAAAACCGCTAGAACTGAGCTAAACCAGCTTGAACGTAGCCTTAATAAAAACAAATCAGAATTAGATCAAAACACCGCCAGCATAAACAAAGCTGGCATAAGCATGGATAAACTGGCCGATGCCAGTGCTGATTTAAAGCAGCAGCAAATAGCCGGTGAAGCAGCGTTAAAAGGGGTTAACACTAAGCTTGAACGCCACAATAAGTTATTAAACGAGTCACAAAAGCAAGCGGGTGACTTTGGTGGCAGCGTTAAAAGTGCGACTGCTTCGCTGGTTGCAATGGCGGGTGCTTATATTGGCGTTGATAGGCTTTGGGAAAGTTTAAAGTCAATACTGACTGCAGGGGATGAAGCCAAAGCCTTTGGGGTGCAAATGAGCGCCATGATGGGCAGTATTGCCGGTGGTGAGCAGGCCACTGCTTGGATAAAAGACTTTGCTAATAATACCGCTACCCGTTTAGATACCGCTAAAAAAGCCTTTGCCTCATTAAAAACCTTTGGCATTGATCCCATGAATGGATCACTGCAGTCAATGGTGGATTACAACGCGCGCTTAGGTGGTAGCCAAGAAAAATTAGAGGGAATTATTTTAGCGGTTGGCCAAGCGTGGGCTAAACAGAAATTACAAGGCGAGGAAATATTACAGTTAGTTGAGCGCGGTGTGCCCGTGTGGGATTTGCTTGAAAAAGTCACCGGTAAAAACGTGACTCAGTTGCAAAAAATGAGCGCGGCAGGTGAGTTGGGCCGCGATGTTATCAAGCAGCTGTTTGACGAAATGGGCAAGCAGGCTAATGGCCAAGCGTCTAAAAGCTTAGAGTTATTAGGCGGTCAGATTAATTTAATCTCTAATAAGTGGACTGAGTTTAAAGAGATTATTGCCGACTCTGGCGCGTACCAGGTGGCGGTTGATTTACTTAAAGACATTAACGCCACATTTAACGAGTTAAACCAAAGCGGCAAAATCAAGCAGGCTGCACAGGATATTAGCGACTTTTTTACTACCATTCTTAAGGATGGCGGTGAAAGTATCAAAACCACCCTTGCCAATATCACTGCATTTACAACCTCGTTAAACGTTATTGCAGGCAGCATTCGCCTAGTATTTAACGTGCTTACAGGGATTATTGCTACGTTTGGTGCTGCGGTTGCTGGTGCGTTTGCCATGTTTCCACTTGGCATGGCAAAAGCATTAAGCGTATTTGGTAGCAATGCGCTATCCAATGCGTTTCAAAAGCAAGCCGATTTGCTGCTGACAATATCTAAGGCATATGTTGATCAAGTTAAGCAAGATGCTACTGATGCTGCAGCGGCTTTGGGGCAGCTTGGCATTGATGTTCAGAGTGATTCTAATGAAACGACAAAAACACAGGTCGAGAACGCTGAAAAAGTTAAAGCAGCAATGCAATCGCAAGCTGAGGCGCGTTTAAACGCTTACCAAAAGGATGTTGCAACCAGCGAGAAGTTATCAAACTTAGCGCAAAAAGAAGTTGATGATTGGAAGGCTCGACAAAAGGCAGCAGAAGAACATTACACGAAATTAAAAAGTAGCGGTACAGCTACGTTAGAAGAAATCGAAGCCGCTGAAACAAGGTATGGCAACGCCACCTTAAAAGTGACTGATTTATTGGTTGCTCAATCTTCTGCCCAACGTGATTTAACCGATTCGCAATTAAAGCTAAATGACGCGACTGTCGTTTTTCTATCTGCTCAAAGCGAACTGGCTGACAGAGAGCTAAGCAAAGTTCGCGATGCTTACATTGATGGAAAAGCATCAATTGAGGATTATGAGAAAGCCCAAGTTAAAGCGAAAACTGCGACAGAGTCATTAGCTAAAGCCCAAGGTGAATTGGTTAACTCAACTGATGCGCAAACAAAGGCTGTTAATGCTTATGAAGCTGCGATGGAGCAGGCCAATGTCACAACATTAAAGTCACTACAGGAGTTAGCGACTAAAGCAAAAAAGGCTTATGAGCAGACCAATGAAGCCATTAAAAATGGCGTAGGCTCAACTTATGATGCCCAACAAGCATTTTTAAAATACGCTGAGGCAGCCATTAAAGCTGCTGCAGCTGGTGACCAACAAGTTGATGCCAGTATTCGTCAGCAAGCCGCAAATTTAGGGCTAGTTGATAATATTGACCAGCTTATTGGTCAGTACCAACGTTTAAAGGAGGTGCAAGGTAACGTCGGCAATGATGCTGAAGAAAATGAAGTGAGAGTGGCTAATGCTAACAAAGGCATTGGTACCACCATGGAAAACACCATGGGGGTTGTGGTTAAAAGTGCCGAGCAAGCAGGGACTTCATTGGCCGGTGTTGCTGAGTTTTTTACTGACTTTTTACGAGGTGTTACCGCCGAAGTAGCCGAGCTAAGTAAAGGTGCTGTTGCTTACTTTAAGTCGATTCTTTACGGTCAAACCCTGTTAATTGACTCAAGTAGTGAGTTAGATAAAACCATTGAAACTTACCGAAGCTTAACGGGTGAGATTAATGAGCTACAAAACCAGCTAGCCATTGCTATCGACTTCACTGGCATTAGCACTTTTGCCCGTAAAGCTGAAATAGCCGGTAAGCAAGCGCAAGCGGCCTATTATGGCCAGCGCATCGAACTGCTTAAAATGGTTGATGCACTTAATGCGGCCGAAGGCGGCAATATTGGCTTAATTAGAAGCGCAGAACGTGCGGCTAACTCAATGAACTTGATGAATGATCAAGACTTGGGTGCGCTGAAATCGGCCATTGATTCCGCTAAATCTAGCATGGATTCACTGCGTGATAGTGCTCAGTCAACTCTTGATACCTTGCAAGATGAGTTAGACGGTTACCTTGGCCGCCAAGACGAAATTGAAAAACGTCGTTATCAGCAAGAGCTAACAGAAATTAAGGCGCAACTTACTAAAGCTGAGCGAACGGGTGATCAAACATTAATTAATCAGCTGCGTGAAGCCGAAAAAACCTTAGGCAAGGTTTATGCGTTTCGTACCGCTGAAATTAAAGCTCAGCAAGAATCTGATAAACAACGCGCTATTACTGATACGCAAAACCTTAAACAACAAACCACACCCCAAAAAACGATACACACCCCAGCTCCCCAAACATCACCTAGCCAAACCACTGTTGCCGCAAGTAGCAGTGACAAGGTTGTGCTGCAGCTGCAAGTGGGTAACCGCACCTTTGATGCGCAAACTAAGCGCAGCATTGTGAATGAGTTGGTGGCTGAGATTAAGCGTTTGCAGTCGGTTGGCGGTTAG
- a CDS encoding ClpP-like prohead protease/major capsid protein fusion protein, which yields MKKTQISLAVAAMMLMPSASASLTESKEKRGIYSMKGAANGVVELILYGDVGWDFTAKQIATDLRAMGKVSQINAYIQSGGGDVMDGMAIYNILARWPCQKSICIESVAASMASVICMAFDTVIMPSNAFLMIHSNWGGAVGTADDLREYADLLDKWRSSMGKAYKDKAGGKLSDEQLGQFFKEDTWLSAQEAVALGLADEVIEPMQMAASINFKRLKDFNNMPKALQTLLAQQGNIGATTLNTPAPAATITPAPAALVPAPAAPSQADIQAAAITFNAERISGINTAFATFPQLAELKNSCIADANINADKAKDMILAKLGEGITPCAVQPKSVIIHASNGNIVGDSIRAQLMARAGHEAAQKDNGYGSYNLRELARASLADRGIGCAGMNVMQMVGLAFTHTSSDFGNIMLDVANKSVLKGWAEAAETFERIAKKGQLSDFKVAHRVGMGEFKSLPEVKDGAEYKYITVGDHAEKIALATYGGIFTLTRQTVINDDMDMLMGVPMKMGKAAKRTIGDLFWAVLTKNAKMNDGKALFHAEHGNLSSGAPSVEAFSIAAELMESQMIGESPLNIMPAFALVPPNLKRAVLQIIQSTSVKGTDANSGIANPIRDFVEVLSEPRLKAKSDKEWYLTAAQGEDTIEVAYLDGIDTPYIEQQQGFTVDGVATKVRIDAGVSPLDHRGLVKSTGV from the coding sequence GTGAAAAAGACCCAAATAAGTCTAGCCGTGGCCGCCATGATGCTAATGCCAAGCGCATCAGCGAGCTTGACCGAGAGTAAAGAAAAACGCGGTATCTACAGCATGAAAGGTGCTGCCAATGGCGTGGTCGAATTGATTTTATATGGCGATGTTGGCTGGGATTTTACCGCCAAACAAATCGCCACTGACCTACGCGCTATGGGCAAAGTGTCGCAGATTAACGCTTACATTCAATCGGGTGGCGGCGATGTGATGGATGGCATGGCTATTTATAACATCCTCGCGCGTTGGCCTTGCCAAAAGTCGATTTGTATTGAGTCGGTAGCCGCATCAATGGCCAGTGTGATTTGTATGGCATTCGATACCGTGATTATGCCGTCTAATGCCTTTTTGATGATCCACAGTAATTGGGGCGGTGCAGTTGGTACCGCTGATGATTTACGTGAATACGCAGACTTGCTTGATAAGTGGCGCTCAAGTATGGGCAAGGCTTATAAAGATAAAGCCGGTGGCAAGTTAAGTGATGAACAGCTAGGACAGTTTTTCAAAGAAGATACTTGGTTGTCAGCACAAGAGGCTGTTGCTCTTGGGTTAGCAGATGAAGTGATAGAACCGATGCAAATGGCTGCATCAATTAATTTTAAACGACTGAAGGACTTTAATAATATGCCTAAAGCATTACAAACCCTGCTAGCACAACAGGGCAATATCGGTGCTACCACCTTAAACACACCTGCGCCAGCAGCCACTATTACCCCAGCCCCAGCCGCTTTAGTACCAGCACCCGCAGCACCGTCACAAGCGGATATTCAAGCGGCGGCAATTACCTTTAACGCTGAACGTATTAGCGGTATTAACACCGCGTTTGCGACGTTTCCGCAATTGGCTGAACTTAAAAACAGCTGTATTGCTGATGCGAATATCAATGCTGACAAAGCCAAAGATATGATTTTGGCAAAGCTTGGCGAAGGTATTACGCCATGTGCCGTGCAGCCTAAAAGTGTCATTATTCATGCCAGCAACGGTAACATTGTGGGTGATTCAATTCGCGCGCAACTAATGGCACGCGCTGGCCATGAAGCGGCACAAAAAGACAATGGCTATGGCAGTTACAATTTACGTGAACTTGCCCGTGCATCATTAGCCGATCGCGGTATTGGTTGTGCGGGTATGAACGTGATGCAAATGGTGGGTTTAGCGTTTACTCATACCTCATCTGATTTCGGTAACATCATGTTAGATGTGGCCAATAAGTCAGTGTTAAAAGGGTGGGCTGAAGCGGCTGAAACCTTTGAACGTATCGCCAAAAAAGGCCAGTTAAGTGACTTTAAAGTGGCGCATCGTGTTGGCATGGGTGAGTTTAAAAGCTTACCAGAAGTGAAAGACGGTGCTGAATACAAGTACATCACTGTGGGCGACCACGCTGAAAAAATTGCCTTAGCAACTTACGGCGGTATTTTTACGTTAACACGCCAAACGGTTATTAACGATGACATGGATATGTTAATGGGCGTACCGATGAAAATGGGTAAAGCCGCTAAGCGCACTATTGGTGACTTGTTTTGGGCTGTGTTAACCAAAAACGCCAAAATGAATGACGGTAAAGCCTTATTCCATGCTGAGCATGGCAATTTATCATCGGGCGCGCCAAGCGTTGAAGCGTTCAGCATTGCCGCTGAGTTAATGGAATCGCAGATGATTGGCGAGTCACCGTTAAACATCATGCCTGCATTTGCGTTGGTACCACCAAATCTTAAGCGTGCGGTGTTGCAAATTATTCAGTCAACGTCGGTTAAAGGTACTGATGCAAACTCCGGTATTGCTAACCCAATTCGCGACTTTGTTGAGGTGTTGTCTGAACCTCGCCTTAAAGCGAAAAGTGACAAAGAGTGGTACTTAACCGCAGCGCAGGGTGAAGACACGATTGAAGTGGCTTACCTTGACGGTATCGACACGCCATACATTGAGCAGCAACAAGGTTTTACCGTTGATGGTGTTGCTACCAAAGTGCGTATTGATGCCGGTGTGTCACCACTTGATCACCGTGGTTTGGTTAAATCAACGGGTGTGTAA
- a CDS encoding phage tail tube protein has protein sequence MSETVTESYIGSGIVYVNGRDVGNASGVKIDIEQESKAQPNYRGGGGNAAEITKVKSVKLSMTLNDFSNANLALALRGKVEVLTSASVTDEAITAVLDGLADTTKMIDTTVAPVVTHDTGTPTYDVDVDYVVSAGGIRALSTGSITAGQALKVTYTSKAGNALQALVESGEEVKVVIDGVNDATGKANVLKFYRWKPSPTSGLDLIGDDFGSFDIEGGVLADSSIVATGKSKFFVRSAA, from the coding sequence ATGAGCGAAACCGTAACCGAAAGTTACATCGGCTCAGGCATTGTGTATGTCAATGGCCGCGATGTGGGCAACGCCAGTGGCGTTAAAATCGACATCGAGCAAGAAAGTAAAGCCCAACCTAACTACCGTGGTGGTGGCGGTAACGCTGCTGAAATTACCAAGGTGAAATCGGTTAAATTGTCGATGACATTAAATGATTTTAGCAACGCCAATTTAGCGTTAGCCCTACGCGGTAAAGTGGAGGTATTAACCTCTGCGTCAGTCACTGATGAAGCTATTACTGCTGTGTTAGATGGCCTAGCCGACACCACTAAAATGATTGATACCACTGTTGCCCCAGTTGTTACCCATGACACTGGCACTCCCACTTATGATGTTGATGTTGACTACGTGGTCAGTGCTGGCGGTATTCGTGCATTAAGCACAGGTTCAATTACCGCAGGCCAAGCTTTAAAAGTCACATACACAAGTAAAGCCGGTAATGCCCTGCAAGCACTGGTTGAATCTGGCGAAGAAGTCAAAGTGGTCATTGACGGTGTTAACGATGCCACTGGTAAGGCGAACGTGCTTAAGTTTTATCGCTGGAAGCCAAGCCCAACATCAGGTTTAGACTTAATTGGTGATGACTTTGGTTCGTTCGACATTGAAGGCGGCGTACTGGCCGATAGCAGCATTGTTGCTACTGGTAAGTCTAAGTTCTTTGTGCGTAGCGCCGCGTAA
- a CDS encoding DUF2190 family protein — MKNCVADGNTIEFIATALVASGGPVLLGKVVAVSLGNVAIDEVGVGATAGVFELPKVTADDIGQGAQVYIKADGMITSVASGNTLAGKAWAAAGNPSDTVWVKINA, encoded by the coding sequence ATGAAAAATTGTGTAGCAGATGGTAATACCATCGAATTTATCGCCACGGCCTTAGTTGCCAGTGGTGGACCAGTGTTATTAGGTAAAGTGGTTGCCGTGTCACTTGGCAATGTTGCTATTGATGAAGTGGGTGTGGGTGCAACTGCAGGTGTGTTCGAGTTACCAAAAGTGACCGCTGATGACATTGGCCAAGGTGCGCAGGTGTATATCAAGGCTGATGGCATGATCACTAGTGTTGCATCTGGTAATACCTTAGCCGGTAAAGCGTGGGCTGCGGCAGGTAACCCAAGCGATACAGTTTGGGTAAAAATTAATGCTTAG